In Gorilla gorilla gorilla isolate KB3781 chromosome 12, NHGRI_mGorGor1-v2.1_pri, whole genome shotgun sequence, the following are encoded in one genomic region:
- the MFSD9 gene encoding major facilitator superfamily domain-containing protein 9 isoform X2 — MVVPLLSLHVKSLGASPTVAGIVGSSYGVLQLFSSTLVGCWSDVVGRRSSLLACILLSALGYLLLGAATNVFLFVLARVPAGIFKHTLSISRALLSDVVPEKERPLVIGHFNTASGVGFILGPVVGGYLTELEDGFYLTAFICFLVFILNAGLVWFFPWREAKLGSTEKGLPLRKTHVLLGRSHDAVQEAATSRGARPSKKTARPWVEVVLALRNMKNLLFSEMWDIFLVRLLMAMAVMLYYSNFVLALEERFGVRPKVTGYLISYSSMLGAVAGLALGPILRLYKHNSQALLLHSSILTCTLLLLYSLAPTMGAVVLSSTLLSFSTAIGRTCITDLQLTVGGAQASGTLIGVGQSVTAVGRIIAPLLSGVAQEVSPCGPPSLGAALALVAIFIMSLNKRHSSGDGNSKLKIE; from the exons ATGGTTGTGCCTTTACTGAGCCTTCATGTCAAGTCCCTTGGAGCAAGTCCAACAGTTGCTGGAATAGTAG GCTCCTCCTATGGCGTTTTGCAACTCTTTTCTAGCACATTGGTG GGCTGCTGGAGCGATGTCGTGGGAAGACGGTCTTCCTTGCTGGCATGCATTCTACTCAGTGCCCTGGGCTATCTCCTTCTCGGAGCAGCCACCAATGTGTTTCTGTTTGTCCTGGCTAGAGTCCCGGCAg GTATTTTTAAACACACTCTCTCCATCTCAAGGGCTCTACTTTCTGATGTGGTTCCAGAGAAGGAACGGCCGCTTGTAATCGGACACTTCAACACAGCCTCTGGTGTGGGCTTCATCTTGGGCCCCGTGGTCGGTGGCTATCTCACTGAATTAGAGGATGGGTTTTATCTCACAGCCTTCATCTGCTTTTTGGTCTTCATTCTCAATGCTG GTCTCGTTTGGTTCTTTCCATGGAGGGAAGCAAAACTGGGCAGTACAGAGAAGGGCCTGCCATTGCGAAAGACCCATGTGCTGTTGGGAAGGAGCCATGATGCAGTGCAGGAGGCAGCCACCAGCCGCGGAGCCAGGCCCAGCAAGAAGACTGCCCGGCCCTGGGTCGAAGTAGTGTTGGCCTTGCGGAACATGAAGAACCTGCTGTTTTCCGAAATGTGGGACATATTTCTGGTGCGCTTGCTGATGGCCATGGCAGTCATGCTGTACTACAGTAACTTTGTCCTGGCCCTGGAGGAGCGCTTTGGGGTGCGGCCCAAGGTGACAGGCTACCTCATCAGTTACAGCAGCATGCTGGGGGCCGTGGCCGGCCTTGCCCTGGGGCCGATCCTACGGCTGTACAAGCACAACTCGCAGGCACTGCTGCTGCATTCCAGCATACTCACCTGCACACTGCTGCTGCTCTACTCCTTGGCCCCCACCATGGGTGCAGTTGTCCTCTCCTCCACTCTCCTGTCCTTCTCCACTGCCATCGGCAGGACGTGCATCACAGACCTCCAGCTGACCGTGGGCGGGGCCCAGGCCAGCGGCACCCTTATTGGCGTGGGGCAGTCTGTGACTGCAGTGGGCCGCATCATCGCCCCTCTCCTCTCGGGGGTTGCCCAGGAGGTCAGCCCTTGCGGCCCCCCCAGCCTGGGCGCTGCGTTAGCCTTAGTGGCCATTTTCATAATGTCTCTAAACAAGCGACACTCTAGTGGTGATGGGAATAGTAAATTAAAAATTGAGTAG